One region of Nitrospira sp. genomic DNA includes:
- a CDS encoding GAF domain-containing protein produces the protein MKGLTVKGPAHYLTSPSLYPSGPGRFVSLRTKFVVFFSLIIILTCSGMSWYFIHSKRIAMTERVQDLGTILVKNLAHNVRYGIIIEERVILEQFIDGVMGVDEVVYALITGTDGQILAAKSKGKLDSPLGTVRSAERPFYPRPDIAEAVIKRSGTEPTITRLRLSGADTIPLQERDSTLPISTSGIHEETFYDFAVPVMKRSESRLEALALQEEETRKAAIAPVTPQAFGVVQIGLTEVPMQRELAKILRNFLLLTLGIITAGILCTNLLARRIITPLRHLAAGARKVSEGDLSTFVVPTTQDEVGQLTALFNLMTKSLQERNHAISANLETIRRHVTQLTTLNQSSTAITSTLDLDRLLSIVLQLLSENLGFARMVLFLWDSERGVATVGQMLGMPPEAEEAARRLEIPVCEDGGFAAELLIHGKPLFVPSIEPVADRISPAVLPWLRQVGISSFVAAPLRSQQRILGYLGADRGTHPCSQEDLDLLVTIASHVAVAVDNARAYTELATLTDHLERRVQERTHELQTVNERLQEHDQRRSKFVSVASHELRTPMTSIKGFVENMLDGLTGQLSERQEHYLQRVKHNVDRLTRIINQLLDWSRLDVGRIEIKPESLHIDEFVRDVVESFQTLAAEKSIVLDVLSCEQPITVRADRDKLEQILWNLVGNAIKFTPPSGHVSVSCSLCDARYAQITVADTGCGIAPDELPHVFNEFSKVESAMPSSQGAQLGLFITKSLVALHGGQMCVESRLGVGTQFYFTLPLDNAPASAP, from the coding sequence ATGAAAGGACTCACCGTGAAAGGCCCCGCCCACTACCTCACGTCACCCTCGTTATACCCGAGCGGCCCGGGACGATTTGTCAGTCTCCGGACCAAGTTCGTCGTATTTTTCAGTTTGATCATTATTCTGACCTGCTCGGGAATGAGTTGGTACTTCATTCACAGCAAACGTATCGCCATGACCGAACGAGTCCAGGATCTCGGAACGATTCTGGTCAAAAATCTCGCCCACAACGTGCGATACGGCATCATCATCGAGGAACGAGTCATCCTGGAGCAGTTCATCGACGGTGTCATGGGGGTCGACGAGGTGGTCTATGCGCTCATCACCGGCACAGACGGTCAGATCCTCGCCGCCAAGAGCAAAGGCAAACTCGACAGCCCGCTCGGGACCGTTCGATCGGCAGAACGGCCTTTTTATCCCCGGCCCGACATTGCAGAGGCGGTGATCAAGCGTTCAGGCACGGAGCCGACCATCACGCGCCTCAGGCTCAGCGGCGCAGATACGATCCCTCTGCAGGAGAGGGACTCGACCCTTCCCATTTCGACCTCGGGCATTCACGAAGAGACGTTCTACGATTTTGCCGTCCCGGTGATGAAGCGATCGGAATCCCGCCTGGAAGCGCTGGCACTCCAGGAGGAAGAAACGCGCAAAGCAGCGATTGCACCGGTCACTCCTCAGGCATTCGGCGTCGTCCAAATCGGCTTGACCGAGGTGCCGATGCAACGAGAACTGGCGAAGATTCTGCGAAACTTTCTCCTTCTGACACTCGGCATCATCACGGCCGGTATTCTCTGCACCAACCTGCTGGCCCGCCGCATCATCACGCCCTTGCGCCATCTCGCCGCAGGCGCGCGCAAAGTCAGCGAGGGTGATCTCTCCACCTTTGTCGTTCCGACAACTCAGGATGAAGTCGGCCAACTGACGGCACTCTTCAATTTGATGACCAAATCCCTTCAAGAGCGCAACCATGCCATCTCCGCCAACCTTGAAACCATCCGGCGTCATGTCACGCAACTGACCACCTTGAATCAGTCCAGCACGGCCATCACCTCCACGCTCGACCTTGACCGGCTCCTCTCTATTGTCTTGCAGCTCCTCAGTGAAAATTTGGGGTTCGCCCGGATGGTGTTGTTTTTATGGGATAGCGAGCGGGGCGTCGCGACGGTGGGACAAATGCTGGGCATGCCCCCGGAAGCGGAAGAAGCCGCTCGACGACTTGAGATTCCCGTGTGCGAAGACGGCGGGTTTGCCGCCGAACTGCTGATCCATGGCAAGCCCCTGTTCGTTCCGAGCATTGAGCCGGTCGCCGATCGCATCTCCCCTGCAGTGCTTCCCTGGCTTCGTCAGGTGGGAATCTCGTCCTTCGTCGCCGCGCCGCTTCGAAGTCAGCAGCGGATTCTCGGTTACCTGGGAGCCGACCGGGGCACCCATCCCTGCAGCCAGGAAGATCTCGATCTTCTGGTCACCATTGCCAGCCATGTGGCAGTCGCCGTGGACAATGCGCGCGCCTACACCGAACTGGCCACGCTGACGGACCACCTCGAACGGCGCGTGCAGGAACGAACGCACGAACTGCAAACGGTGAACGAGCGCCTGCAGGAGCACGACCAACGGCGCTCCAAATTTGTGTCGGTTGCGTCGCACGAATTGCGCACGCCGATGACCTCCATCAAAGGTTTTGTCGAGAACATGCTGGACGGGCTCACCGGTCAACTCTCAGAACGACAGGAGCACTACCTCCAGCGGGTCAAACACAACGTGGATCGACTCACGCGAATCATCAATCAACTGCTGGACTGGTCCCGCCTGGATGTCGGCCGGATCGAGATCAAGCCCGAATCGCTGCACATCGACGAATTTGTCCGGGATGTGGTGGAAAGCTTTCAGACGCTCGCCGCCGAAAAATCGATCGTCCTCGACGTGCTGTCCTGCGAACAACCGATCACCGTGCGTGCCGATCGCGACAAGCTGGAGCAAATTCTTTGGAATCTGGTCGGCAACGCCATTAAATTCACCCCCCCTTCAGGACATGTCTCCGTCAGCTGCAGCCTCTGCGACGCGAGGTACGCCCAGATTACGGTGGCCGACACCGGCTGTGGAATTGCCCCCGACGAGTTACCCCATGTCTTTAACGAGTTCTCCAAGGTTGAATCAGCCATGCCCTCTTCACAAGGGGCGCAACTCGGGCTCTTCATCACGAAGAGTCTGGTGGCCCTGCACGGCGGACAGATGTGTGTAGAAAGCCGGCTCGGTGTCGGAACTCAGTTCTACTTCACCTTGCCGCTCGACAACGCACCCGCATCAGCGCCGTAG
- a CDS encoding TonB-dependent receptor, which translates to MLVAILTIGLSSVAWDELPASERPDTSPIPMSEELELLKEEETVSIASRYEQPISQAPSNVYVITDEDIRHSGATDIPTILRRVPGLEVMQTTGADFNVSVRGDNQFRANKLLVMVDGRSIYLDAQGNVFWKNLPVTLPEIKRIEVLKGPASAIYGFNAFDGVINIITKSPEEMKGTTLQFGGGEVGTISSAAVHAGSSGKVGYRLSVGHDQNQQWRSRDSLAFRNNKVNAHTEYALGGDAKLLFSGGLVDSNRYDGDLGDVGISSTRPTQGYANVAYERPTGFVRAWWQGNNTDSFVHLDPQLANLLRITNRNNSSLFTTTTNTYNIEAQHTLQLAERNHLTYGINYRQNTVSSDFIANGQHQNRLGLYLNDDWRLTDSLSLTAGTRLDLDSFIHAQLSPRFAVVYRPVPNHTIRAGLSIAYRPPTLLETYLDLVNAVTIPPPLGPATVTSPSLGSTTLNPEQIVSYDISYQGWFLRHRLRARADLFFNHISNLISFLSAGPSPSDPVRAANGGVADIYGGEVGIEYLATRWLSGFANYAYEHIGQTFSGTTTRGAPRSKFNLGIRMEWENGLNAETTFHHVGSASYPIGAAFSSLAPIGGFLPPTSVVDSYNLLNLRAGYRFWQQKAAAGYMRDAEVAVSVFNALNDEHKEHPLGDLIGRRVMGWVTVRF; encoded by the coding sequence ATGCTGGTAGCCATCCTAACAATCGGCTTGAGCAGTGTCGCATGGGATGAGTTGCCAGCGTCCGAACGGCCCGATACTTCCCCGATCCCGATGAGTGAGGAACTCGAATTGCTGAAGGAAGAAGAAACCGTGAGCATTGCGTCGCGTTATGAGCAACCGATCTCACAGGCGCCGTCGAATGTCTATGTGATCACGGACGAAGACATTCGCCATTCCGGGGCCACCGACATCCCAACCATCTTGCGGCGCGTCCCGGGACTCGAGGTCATGCAAACCACTGGGGCTGATTTCAATGTTAGCGTCCGTGGCGACAATCAATTCCGGGCCAATAAACTGTTGGTGATGGTAGACGGGCGATCGATCTATCTCGACGCGCAGGGCAATGTGTTTTGGAAGAATCTCCCGGTCACCCTCCCAGAAATCAAACGGATCGAGGTGCTGAAAGGGCCTGCCTCCGCGATTTATGGATTCAACGCGTTCGACGGTGTCATCAACATCATCACCAAGTCACCGGAGGAGATGAAAGGCACGACCCTCCAGTTTGGTGGAGGCGAGGTGGGCACGATCTCCAGTGCCGCAGTTCACGCCGGATCATCCGGCAAAGTAGGGTACCGGCTCTCTGTAGGACACGATCAGAACCAGCAATGGCGCAGTCGGGACAGCCTGGCCTTCCGCAACAATAAGGTGAACGCCCACACCGAGTATGCATTGGGAGGAGACGCCAAATTGCTGTTCTCAGGAGGCCTTGTCGACAGCAACCGTTACGACGGTGATTTGGGCGATGTGGGAATCAGTTCCACAAGACCCACACAAGGCTATGCGAATGTTGCTTACGAACGCCCCACTGGCTTTGTGCGTGCGTGGTGGCAGGGGAACAATACTGATAGCTTCGTTCATCTCGACCCGCAGCTTGCCAACCTACTTCGGATTACAAATCGAAACAACTCATCGCTGTTCACAACGACGACGAACACGTACAACATCGAAGCACAGCACACACTCCAACTGGCCGAAAGGAATCATCTCACCTACGGCATCAATTATCGCCAGAATACCGTTTCTAGCGATTTTATCGCCAACGGTCAGCACCAGAACAGGCTGGGGCTATATCTCAACGACGATTGGCGTCTTACCGACAGTCTTAGCCTGACGGCCGGGACCCGCCTCGACTTGGACAGCTTCATCCATGCGCAACTGAGCCCACGCTTTGCCGTCGTCTACCGGCCGGTTCCCAACCATACCATCCGTGCCGGCCTATCCATTGCCTATCGACCTCCAACGCTCCTCGAAACCTATCTCGACTTGGTCAACGCCGTCACCATTCCACCACCACTGGGACCTGCAACCGTCACCTCGCCGTCGCTGGGATCCACCACTCTGAATCCTGAACAGATCGTCTCGTACGATATCAGCTACCAGGGTTGGTTTCTTCGGCATCGGCTCAGGGCCAGAGCTGACCTGTTCTTCAACCACATCTCGAATCTGATCAGTTTCCTCTCCGCCGGCCCGTCCCCGTCAGATCCGGTACGTGCCGCCAACGGAGGAGTGGCCGACATTTATGGTGGCGAGGTGGGGATCGAGTATTTGGCTACTCGATGGTTGTCGGGCTTCGCCAACTATGCCTATGAACACATCGGCCAAACCTTTTCGGGAACCACTACGCGCGGCGCACCTCGCTCAAAATTCAACCTCGGTATCCGGATGGAATGGGAAAATGGGCTCAACGCAGAAACTACGTTTCATCACGTGGGATCCGCTTCCTACCCGATCGGAGCCGCCTTCTCCTCGCTGGCACCCATCGGAGGATTTCTGCCACCGACGTCTGTCGTCGACAGTTACAACCTGCTCAATCTTCGCGCCGGGTATCGATTCTGGCAACAAAAGGCCGCCGCGGGGTACATGCGCGACGCGGAAGTCGCTGTCTCCGTCTTCAATGCCTTGAACGACGAACACAAAGAACATCCGTTGGGCGACCTCATCGGCAGACGGGTGATGGGATGGGTCACTGTGAGATTTTGA
- a CDS encoding TonB-dependent receptor gives MICCGAIGAQAQDASPPATTQTAAAPVSEELELLKEEETVSIATRHEQPISQAPSNVYVITDEDIRHSGATDIPTILRRVPGLDVMQVTGADFNVSARGDNQLFANKILVMVDGRSIYIDGQGLVFWKSLPVTLPEIKRIEVLKGPASVVYGFNAFDGVINIITKSAQDMKGTTLQFGGGELGTISSAAVQAGSAGKLDYRLSIGHDQNQQWRNNDALAFRSNKFNVQTQYNFSGDATLRVAGGFIDTNRFDGPVSNVQIPRSQFNQGYTDVHYQYRNFSVRGWWQGNDIPVDSATHPLLSQFVRQTNATGGPNVSFTTNTYNIEAQHSLEFGSSNRLSYGVNYRYNTVDGSAVSELGREDRLGVHLQDEWTIRPSLTLVAGVRYDLHTRINGTWSPRVALVYNLTPEHTFRVSGSVAYRPPTLFESNLDLRILPTVPPLFAPIPLLGSQTLNPEQTISYEAGYQGWWLKHRLRTRLDLFFNHLSDLINFQTVGTARTLVNGGEADIYGTEAGLEFLATRWLSGFANVSYQKIGQTFTGVSRRGGPDWKANVGLRGDWDNGLNGEIAVHYVASATYPLIEFFSALAPVLPVSTSPTVDSYTLLNLRGGYRFWHDKAEVAVAVYNALNDKHKEHPLGDTLGSRVMGWVTLRF, from the coding sequence TTGATCTGCTGCGGTGCCATCGGCGCTCAGGCTCAGGACGCATCGCCTCCCGCGACGACTCAAACAGCAGCGGCACCGGTCAGCGAAGAGCTCGAACTGCTCAAAGAGGAAGAAACCGTCAGCATCGCCACTCGCCATGAGCAACCCATCTCACAAGCACCCTCCAACGTCTACGTCATCACCGACGAGGACATCCGGCACTCGGGCGCGACCGACATTCCCACCATTCTTCGCCGCGTACCCGGGCTGGATGTCATGCAAGTCACCGGGGCGGACTTCAATGTCAGCGCACGCGGCGACAATCAACTCTTCGCCAACAAAATTCTCGTGATGGTGGACGGTCGCTCGATCTACATCGACGGCCAAGGCCTGGTGTTCTGGAAATCGCTTCCGGTCACCCTCCCGGAGATTAAACGCATCGAGGTGCTGAAAGGGCCCGCCTCTGTCGTCTACGGCTTCAATGCCTTCGACGGAGTGATCAACATCATCACGAAGTCTGCGCAGGACATGAAGGGCACGACGTTGCAATTCGGCGGCGGGGAGCTCGGCACCATCTCCAGTGCCGCCGTCCAGGCCGGATCGGCAGGGAAACTTGACTACCGTCTCTCCATCGGCCACGACCAGAATCAACAATGGCGCAACAACGACGCCCTCGCCTTCCGGTCGAACAAATTCAACGTGCAGACACAGTACAACTTCTCCGGCGACGCCACCTTGCGCGTGGCCGGAGGGTTCATCGATACCAATCGCTTCGACGGTCCCGTTTCAAACGTCCAGATTCCTCGTTCCCAATTCAATCAAGGGTATACGGACGTGCATTACCAGTACCGCAATTTCTCCGTGCGCGGCTGGTGGCAGGGCAACGACATCCCCGTCGACTCCGCCACACATCCGCTCCTCTCGCAATTTGTCCGGCAGACGAACGCCACGGGCGGGCCCAATGTGTCTTTCACCACGAACACCTATAACATCGAGGCACAACACAGCCTCGAATTCGGCTCGTCCAACCGGCTGAGTTATGGCGTCAATTATCGTTACAACACGGTCGACGGCAGCGCCGTCTCAGAATTAGGACGAGAAGATCGTCTCGGGGTTCATCTCCAGGACGAGTGGACGATACGTCCCTCGCTCACCCTCGTGGCGGGGGTCCGCTACGACCTGCACACCAGAATCAACGGTACCTGGAGTCCGCGTGTCGCCCTCGTCTACAACCTGACGCCGGAGCATACGTTTCGCGTCAGCGGATCTGTCGCCTATCGCCCCCCGACCCTGTTCGAATCGAATCTTGACCTTCGAATCCTGCCGACCGTTCCACCGCTGTTCGCACCCATCCCGCTGCTTGGCTCACAGACACTCAATCCTGAGCAAACCATTTCCTACGAAGCCGGATACCAGGGCTGGTGGCTGAAACATCGGCTCCGGACCAGGCTCGACCTCTTCTTCAATCACCTCTCCGACTTGATCAACTTCCAAACCGTCGGCACCGCGCGCACGCTCGTCAACGGCGGCGAGGCGGATATCTACGGAACCGAAGCAGGCTTGGAGTTCCTCGCCACTCGCTGGCTCAGCGGCTTTGCGAATGTGTCCTACCAGAAAATCGGACAAACCTTCACCGGCGTCTCACGGCGCGGCGGCCCGGACTGGAAAGCGAACGTGGGCCTGCGCGGTGACTGGGACAACGGCCTCAACGGGGAAATCGCCGTCCATTACGTGGCCAGCGCCACCTATCCGTTGATCGAATTTTTCAGCGCGCTCGCCCCGGTGCTGCCCGTATCGACCAGTCCGACGGTCGATAGTTACACGTTGCTGAATCTGCGGGGCGGATACCGATTCTGGCACGACAAGGCCGAGGTGGCCGTGGCCGTCTACAACGCGCTCAACGACAAACACAAGGAACATCCTTTGGGCGATACGCTCGGAAGCCGCGTGATGGGATGGGTCACATTAAGGTTCTGA
- a CDS encoding ABC transporter substrate-binding protein, with amino-acid sequence MQTVTFPFVQSPFTIRHADRFRQSLSGIVTALICFLVNTGLASATDVVILKSSDIAAYNQAISGFKAALPNDVVLAEYDLQGDLEKGRKLARKVRAADPALVFAVGLKAARAAQLEIVDIPVVYAMVLDPSKYGLNAPNMTGVLMEIPMERQLTLIKSLLPRLKHVGTLYDPSKTATLIEDARRLLKSNGTDLVPIQLNSERDVPGALRTLLPSIDALWLVPDSTVLTDESLRFILNTALEERVPVVGFSREFARSGALLCLSVNYGDIGRQAGQLTRKILDGHVSLPAKPLPPDRIEMSLNRKTAKFLDIEIPRDLEEKADELY; translated from the coding sequence ATGCAGACTGTAACCTTCCCATTCGTACAATCACCGTTCACCATCAGGCATGCCGATCGGTTTCGGCAAAGCCTGAGTGGGATCGTCACCGCCCTCATCTGCTTCCTCGTCAATACCGGGCTGGCCTCGGCCACGGACGTGGTCATTCTCAAATCGTCGGACATCGCCGCGTATAACCAAGCCATCAGCGGCTTCAAGGCCGCCCTTCCGAACGACGTCGTGCTCGCCGAATATGACTTACAAGGTGATTTGGAGAAGGGGCGGAAACTGGCCCGCAAGGTCCGTGCAGCCGACCCGGCATTGGTGTTCGCCGTCGGATTGAAAGCGGCGAGGGCGGCACAACTCGAAATCGTCGACATTCCAGTGGTGTACGCCATGGTGCTGGACCCGTCCAAGTATGGACTCAACGCCCCCAACATGACGGGCGTGCTCATGGAAATTCCCATGGAGCGGCAGCTCACCCTGATCAAATCTTTGCTGCCTCGGCTCAAACACGTCGGCACCTTGTACGATCCATCCAAAACCGCCACGCTGATCGAAGACGCGCGGAGACTGCTCAAATCCAACGGGACAGACCTTGTCCCGATCCAACTCAACAGCGAGCGGGATGTACCCGGCGCTCTGCGCACCTTGCTGCCGTCGATCGATGCATTGTGGCTCGTCCCCGACTCGACCGTGCTCACCGATGAATCGCTGCGGTTTATCTTGAATACCGCATTGGAGGAGCGCGTGCCGGTGGTCGGATTTTCGCGCGAGTTCGCGCGAAGCGGAGCCCTGCTGTGCCTGTCGGTCAACTACGGCGATATCGGACGGCAAGCCGGGCAACTCACCCGCAAGATCCTGGACGGGCACGTTTCACTCCCCGCAAAACCGTTACCCCCGGATCGTATCGAAATGAGTCTGAATCGTAAAACCGCCAAGTTCCTCGACATCGAGATCCCCAGAGATCTCGAGGAAAAGGCCGACGAGCTCTATTGA
- a CDS encoding PAS domain S-box protein, with translation MTATTPGHSILVVDDDPDIALGLQDLLDHDGYDVSVAGTCAEALTQTHDHHYNAVLLDLGLPDGDGSSVLRTLQEQQPQLPVIILTAYTSADRTVGSLTQGAFAYLTKPYNRDELRAVLRRAIGIQALAAKAEHAEHALSESEARFRSLVEAATDSIVLADHNGHILSWNQAASRLFGYADEEVRGHPLTILMPQRYRAAHERGLARVKETGQSRLIGRLVELEGLRKDGSEFPIELSLAMWSTDVSVFFSGIIRDITQRRRAEEILDRLRRLHEVILTQAGEGIYGLDRDGVTTFVNPTAAQLLGYDPSELVEQPMHTRLHHSRLDGSAYPADECPIYAALHDGVVHRVSRDVFWRKDGTGLPVEYVSTPIIEKGAVAGAVVVFRDITERLEAERAVEESQERFRQLAEHIREVFWITDPAKSRVLYISPGYEEVWGRSCESLYAMPGSWMDAIHPDDRLRVRDAAMRRQISGSYNEEYRILRPDGSMRWIWDRAFPIRDASGTVYRIAGFAEDVTERKRVESALIESERRYRVLFDDNPSMYFMVDAAGTVLSVNRFGAERLGYDVQELLGLPVLNIFHPSDQDDVRTNLAACLSEMGRPRGWEFRKVRKDGSVIWVRETAQAVLNDRQTPVVLIVCEDITAMKEAEIALHDSEEFKNQILRSSADCIKVLDLEGRLQYMNDAGKTLLHIGDLTGYLNKPWADLWEGDDRNAALAALEAAKAGEIGKFVGFCPTTDGVPKWWDVQVTPMLDTRGYSRRLLAISRDITDYRRVQDSLRASEERLESVIRGSNDGFWDGHVLPDQPWHSPMTPVWWSPRVREMLGYNEQEFPDILDSWASRLHPDDREIVFDRLAACLEQGKSHYDVDYRLLTKQGEYCWFHARAEVLERDAHGYALRMAGSLQCITERKQAEAHLRLSEERLRTALTESEVGIWDWDLQSDRLYWSPDVEALFGLNPGSFPGTYAAYIGLIYALDRGPVLMQIEHSLRDQSTLNIRHRVVWADHSIHWLAWTGRIHRNTDGVATRVLGIVHATKGYTDT, from the coding sequence ATGACAGCCACTACACCCGGTCATTCGATCCTCGTCGTGGACGACGATCCAGATATCGCTCTCGGGCTACAGGACTTACTCGACCACGACGGCTACGACGTGAGCGTCGCCGGCACCTGCGCGGAGGCGCTTACGCAGACACACGACCATCACTACAATGCCGTCCTATTGGACCTGGGCCTTCCGGACGGAGACGGCTCCTCGGTTCTCCGGACATTGCAAGAACAACAGCCGCAGCTTCCGGTCATCATCCTCACGGCCTACACGAGCGCCGACCGTACCGTCGGTTCACTGACACAGGGCGCATTCGCGTACCTCACCAAACCCTATAACCGGGACGAACTGCGGGCCGTCCTGCGCCGGGCCATCGGCATCCAGGCCCTCGCCGCCAAGGCCGAGCACGCCGAACATGCGCTGAGCGAAAGCGAAGCACGATTTCGATCCCTGGTCGAGGCCGCCACCGACTCCATCGTGCTGGCGGACCACAACGGTCATATCCTCTCCTGGAATCAGGCCGCCTCCCGGCTGTTCGGATATGCGGATGAGGAAGTCCGGGGGCACCCCCTGACCATATTGATGCCGCAACGGTATCGCGCCGCTCATGAGCGAGGGCTCGCCCGCGTGAAGGAGACCGGCCAGTCCCGACTCATCGGTCGCCTGGTCGAACTGGAGGGACTACGCAAGGACGGCAGCGAGTTCCCGATCGAGCTGTCGTTGGCCATGTGGAGCACCGATGTCTCGGTGTTCTTCAGCGGCATCATTCGCGACATCACCCAGCGTCGCCGGGCGGAGGAAATTCTCGACCGCCTCCGCCGTCTGCACGAGGTCATCCTCACGCAAGCAGGGGAAGGCATCTACGGACTGGATCGTGACGGTGTGACCACCTTCGTGAATCCGACCGCCGCTCAATTGCTCGGATATGACCCATCCGAACTCGTCGAGCAACCGATGCATACACGGCTCCACCACTCGCGACTCGACGGCAGCGCCTACCCGGCCGATGAATGTCCCATCTACGCGGCCCTTCACGACGGCGTGGTCCATCGAGTGTCGCGCGATGTCTTCTGGAGGAAAGACGGCACCGGTCTCCCGGTGGAATATGTGAGCACCCCGATCATTGAGAAAGGCGCGGTCGCAGGGGCCGTGGTCGTCTTCCGCGACATCACCGAACGCCTGGAAGCCGAACGGGCCGTCGAAGAAAGCCAGGAGCGATTCCGTCAGCTGGCGGAACACATCCGGGAAGTGTTCTGGATCACCGACCCGGCCAAGAGCCGGGTGCTCTATATCAGCCCGGGGTATGAAGAAGTGTGGGGGCGATCCTGCGAAAGTCTCTATGCGATGCCGGGCTCATGGATGGACGCTATCCATCCCGACGACCGGTTACGGGTCCGGGACGCGGCCATGCGCCGGCAAATTTCCGGATCGTACAATGAGGAATATCGCATTCTCCGCCCAGATGGATCGATGCGATGGATCTGGGATCGCGCATTCCCGATTCGCGACGCATCCGGGACGGTCTACCGCATTGCGGGTTTCGCGGAGGACGTAACGGAGCGCAAACGGGTTGAATCGGCATTGATCGAAAGCGAACGCCGGTATCGGGTCCTGTTCGACGACAACCCGTCCATGTATTTCATGGTCGATGCGGCAGGCACCGTCCTGTCGGTCAATCGCTTCGGGGCCGAGCGCCTCGGGTACGACGTCCAGGAACTGCTCGGATTACCCGTACTGAATATCTTCCACCCGAGCGATCAGGACGACGTGCGCACGAACCTTGCCGCCTGCCTCTCAGAAATGGGCCGGCCCAGAGGTTGGGAGTTTCGCAAGGTTCGGAAGGACGGCAGCGTCATCTGGGTGCGAGAAACCGCTCAGGCCGTGCTCAATGACCGACAGACGCCGGTGGTACTGATCGTGTGCGAAGACATCACCGCCATGAAGGAGGCCGAGATCGCCCTCCACGACAGCGAAGAGTTCAAGAACCAAATCCTACGCAGCAGTGCAGACTGCATCAAAGTGCTGGATCTGGAAGGTCGGCTGCAATACATGAATGACGCAGGGAAAACACTGTTACACATCGGCGACCTCACCGGCTACCTGAACAAACCCTGGGCGGACCTGTGGGAGGGAGACGATCGGAATGCCGCTCTGGCTGCGCTCGAAGCCGCGAAGGCCGGCGAGATCGGCAAATTTGTCGGCTTCTGCCCCACCACCGACGGAGTCCCGAAGTGGTGGGACGTGCAGGTCACTCCCATGCTCGACACGCGGGGGTATTCACGACGTCTCTTAGCGATCTCTCGAGATATCACAGATTACAGACGGGTCCAGGATTCGCTTCGAGCAAGCGAGGAGCGGCTCGAATCGGTCATCCGGGGATCGAACGACGGATTCTGGGACGGCCATGTGCTTCCCGACCAGCCCTGGCACTCACCGATGACTCCGGTCTGGTGGTCGCCGCGCGTGCGGGAGATGCTGGGGTACAACGAGCAGGAGTTTCCCGATATCCTCGACAGCTGGGCCTCCCGGCTGCACCCGGATGATCGCGAGATCGTCTTCGATCGACTGGCGGCCTGCCTCGAACAAGGCAAGTCTCACTACGACGTCGATTACCGGTTACTGACCAAGCAGGGCGAGTATTGCTGGTTTCACGCCCGGGCCGAAGTGCTGGAGCGGGACGCGCACGGGTATGCGCTCCGCATGGCCGGCTCGCTGCAATGCATCACGGAGCGCAAGCAGGCGGAAGCGCACCTGCGCCTCAGCGAGGAGCGGTTGCGCACGGCCTTGACTGAATCGGAAGTCGGCATCTGGGATTGGGATCTGCAGTCCGATCGCCTCTACTGGTCACCCGACGTCGAGGCTCTGTTCGGTCTGAACCCAGGGTCTTTCCCCGGCACCTATGCCGCGTATATCGGCCTGATTTATGCGCTCGATCGCGGCCCGGTCCTGATGCAGATCGAACACAGTTTGCGCGACCAGTCCACACTCAACATCCGACATCGCGTCGTGTGGGCCGATCACTCCATCCATTGGCTGGCCTGGACCGGCCGTATTCATCGCAACACCGATGGGGTCGCCACACGCGTTCTCGGTATCGTTCACGCGACAAAGGGATACACCGACACGTAG